The DNA sequence CAGCACTGGCGGTAGACCTAATGGTGGTGTTGAAAAGTTCAGCAGACAGAAGCCAAGGAATGGTGCGACATCCTAGGCAGTACCCAAACACAGCCAGAAGTACAGTAGTCAGTGGCACAAAGCTTGGCCAGGACACTCCTTCCACATCAGTCAGATAATAGTAAACTCCGAGCAATACTGTTGTTGTACCCATTATACCTGTTGACACCACAATCATGGGCCGACGTCCAGCATGGTCCACCATTAAGACAGACAATACCGTACCAAGAATTTGAACCAGACCTGTGTACACCGTAGCCATATTGTAGTCTACTACGCCAGCTGATATGAATATTGTTCCTGTGTACATCATAAGGATATTGCCACCACAAACTTGTTGTAAAGTCATCATAAAAAGGGACAATAAGAATGGTTTACGTGTACGTGATCTCCACAGTTCACGATATTCCATTTTTCTTCCCACTGACACTATCTTGGCCTCCATTTCACTCATTTCTTCAGTCAAGTCACAGTTTGGTCCTCTTAGCCATTTAAGAGATGCTATAGCATCATTTTTTCTACTCTTCAACATTAGCCAGTATGGAGATTCTGGAACAAACAACATGGCACCAaaagtggtgaggggaggagcagcACAGATATAGCAGCTGATACGCCAGGAAAACAGTGCACCTGCCATGTATGACAACACAACACCGaatgtaatgaataatgatgatagtgttcCTAGTCGACCTCTCATACGAGCTTCTGTAACTTCACTGTTGTATACctgaaaacatataaaaaaaaagtttattagcACAAGAGAGCTGTAAATTTGCAGTTGACATGAGTAATTATGAGACTAATAATTCCATCAGGTTAGCTTAACCAAAACTCAAACATGAATATTCCTCAGTCAGCCTTAGGCAGATTGCAGGGAATAAAAGATCAAGTGTGACAGACTAGGTCAATATTACGACCCACTCTCATTAATGACACAAATTCATGTTGAAAACAGCCTAGAAGTTGATAATGTAATTAATCTAGATCCTTATGCTTGTGTTTCTCTCAGACTGATTATGCTGACATAAATCAAAATAAACTTTTGGAGTCACATACAGACCTCCTAAGAAGAAAGGAAGATTACAAAACACTAAACAGGTCAAAGGAAATATGATCCATTGTACAGAATGAGAGTTATCATTGTAGGTGACTTGAACAATGAAAATGTAATCTGGATTACACATACAAAAGGGACACAGCCTTATTAACTCAAGACAAGACTTACACCAAGCTTTCAACATAAAACACCACCTGCCTGGGGCAAACAACATTTTGAGAACAGTTTGTATCCAGGGGTTGCTATTTTGATGAGCAAATGCATTTTCTCAGAATTTATCCACGTTTCTGAGACTTTGGTCTGTTTGTAATAGCACATGACCAGCTCATTTAGTTTTGCAATAATGCTTCTTGCATTTCGAGTTTATATAGCCAATTTTCCTTTGTGATTCATGAGGGCACGCACTTGAGATCAACTGTTTGGGCCTAGTTTATAAGATTATCATCAGTGATATGGGTGAGTTTGaaaatgcttgtgtgtgtgtgtgtgtgtgtgtgtgtgtgtgtgtgtgtgtgtgtgtgtgtgtgtgtgtgtgtgtgtgctgcaatgGGTATGGGAAGCCGGTCTACCTGTGCCTTTTTGTATCCTCGATTTGACCCATCCTGCCCTGTTCCCTACCTGCTTTGTTCACTGCTTCTGTCAGAGAAGTTACCTTAAGCTACCCTACTCTACCTCTTCCAACTGCCATTCTCTGCCCCATTCCCAACCTGCACTTCCTGACCTATCCTGTCACGTTCCCTTTCTGCACTGGCCTGTGCCTCTACCTGTGCAGTGACCCCTATTACTTGAAAGGTGACAAttaactatactgtcatgttcTCCATCTTCCTTGTTCCCAACCTGCATCTGATTTGTGACTCGTAGATGATCTATCCTACCATGTTTCTTATCATTCTGAATCCCTCGCGTGCTAGCATTCCCATTTCTGGGGTACCTAATTGGTtttttatgaataaaaagaaccTAATATTTTCGTCACACTATGACAAGGAAGGCCATCCCTGGCAAACGGCTTCTAGCACAGCCAAAACGATTCTATACATCAACATCAAAAACGCTTTCATTCCCCCTAAATTATGTTTCACCTCTAAGTTGACCCCAGCATTCTACAGAGGGTGCTGTTCACATTATATTTGGAGAGCAATCCTCATATAAGTAACTTTCTTCTACTTCGTTCATACATGCAAAGGAAAGCCTTATACTTCAGTATATTTTCTAGTGATCTACCCACTTGGCTACATTGTTTGTTCCACTTGGACAAGAAAAGTCGTCTCCTTAAGAGTGTTTGAGACAATGTCATCAAACCTTCCTACATACGCCAAGGAAAACCACTAACTTTTTTCTCCTAATAACCTAGTACAGAACTCCTTATGCTTATCTCTGGCTAAAGAATCCCCAACTGGAGCGATATTATAATCATCTAGCAATTCATCTTTTAGTATACTCACTCTTCTTATTTGGGCCTGAATTTGTTCTTTAAGCCGACAAGTCTTCTTTGCTGGCTGGAAGGTTATACTATCCTCTAACTCTAACCACAGTCACCATCCCAGTTATCTATCCTACTTTTTATTAATGTTTCGCTATAATGGGTGTCCGCACACTGATTTTGCAAAAGCCAAGGCAGCATTACTTTTCCACTCCTTATGCTTCACTGTTCTTATAAATTATACCGTCAGTTGTTCGAAAGTATAAGGAAACAAACATGAAAAGAACTTATCTTTATCGTTAATGAGGAAGTCCAGGGTAAGCTCTTTTATATACCTGCCCAAACTCAAACATGGAACACGCACTGAATGTGGAGCAGCCATTTAGTGCATAGGACTCAGATGAGCTGGGAACACGAGGGAAACATTCCACTAAGTAgatgaaagtcagaaaagaaaaaattacacaaAAGAAATTAGGAAAAGCGCACTGAACCTCAGACAAATACCTCCAGCGAATGTGATGCACAAAATGCTgtgaaaataattagaaaaattaATGATTACTGACAAAGGAGTAACTTTTTGAGGTCAaaccgttgagagagagagagagagagagagagagagagagagagagagagagagagagagagagagagagagagagagagagagagagaatccaagggcatgtttattgtttatttttcatttcactgTATGAGAATTATGGATGTTGTAAGTAATATTATGTGGAGCCTTGTGTTTATCTACTGTTCTTCCAAGTGATGTATACACCTGGTTGTGGAATCATTATAAGTATAACTTTCTGCAAACTTTTTGATACTCTTAAACCTCAAACATTAGCCTTTGATACTCTTAAACCTCAAACATTAGCCTTTGATACTCTTAAACCTCAAACATCAGCCTTTGATACTCTTAAACCTCAAACATCAGCCTTTGATACTCTTAAACCTCAAACATCAGCCTTTGATACTCTTAAACATCAAACATCAGCCCAAGATGTGTGTCGTTTAATTTGGCTGTGACACAAGTGTATCAACAAAAACCACAATCACAGCTTACTGTTGGTGCAGAGAATAAAAAGGCAGTTGCGAGGCCACATATTGCCCTTCCAGT is a window from the Panulirus ornatus isolate Po-2019 chromosome 32, ASM3632096v1, whole genome shotgun sequence genome containing:
- the LOC139759210 gene encoding facilitated trehalose transporter Tret1-like isoform X3, whose translation is MCKPSDTEKTAVPSLDLAQHPEAPKVKSRVFTQTLACLAASQATMAAGAVNGWTAGTLPSLDKDPDIEMGTWQQAWVVGIIAMGAIVGSTVSGRAIDWLGRRTTMLIVSPVALIGWLTVALAPNLAVVLTGRAICGLATAFLFSAPTVYNSEVTEARMRGRLGTLSSLFITFGVVLSYMAGALFSWRISCYICAAPPLTTFGAMLFVPESPYWLMLKSRKNDAIASLKWLRGPNCDLTEEMSEMEAKIVSVGRKMEYRELWRSRTRKPFLLSLFMMTLQQVCGGNILMMYTGTIFISAGVVDYNMATVYTGLVQILGTVLSVLMVDHAGRRPMIVVSTGIMGTTTVLLGVYYYLTDVEGVSWPSFVPLTTVLLAVFGYCLGCRTIPWLLSAELFNTTIRSTASAVGLFYNRILNFAVIQLQPPNIWKKKVTLGGAAFHMWWGGDGNGLRQQI
- the LOC139759210 gene encoding facilitated trehalose transporter Tret1-like isoform X2: MFGCVTSDHGGGCCEWMDSGDVALLGQGPRHRDGNLAASLVGIIAMGAIVGSTVSGRAIDWLGRRTTMLIVSPVALIGWLTVALAPNLAVVLTGRAICGLATAFLFSAPTVYNSEVTEARMRGRLGTLSSLFITFGVVLSYMAGALFSWRISCYICAAPPLTTFGAMLFVPESPYWLMLKSRKNDAIASLKWLRGPNCDLTEEMSEMEAKIVSVGRKMEYRELWRSRTRKPFLLSLFMMTLQQVCGGNILMMYTGTIFISAGVVDYNMATVYTGLVQILGTVLSVLMVDHAGRRPMIVVSTGIMGTTTVLLGVYYYLTDVEGVSWPSFVPLTTVLLAVFGYCLGCRTIPWLLSAELFNTTIRSTASAVGLFYNRILNFAVIQIYPYFLEEAGAHMVFFVHGGFSLICCLISLIYLPETKGKSLEQIQEYFENQAIKTSGHKVDEINNMKTECSNDVPKESGKSISKVPVENLTVLIVNCAIEEPDKDVSTLSDKDEITNKNITESLK
- the LOC139759210 gene encoding facilitated trehalose transporter Tret1-like isoform X1; its protein translation is MCKPSDTEKTAVPSLDLAQHPEAPKVKSRVFTQTLACLAASQATMAAGAVNGWTAGTLPSLDKDPDIEMGTWQQAWVVGIIAMGAIVGSTVSGRAIDWLGRRTTMLIVSPVALIGWLTVALAPNLAVVLTGRAICGLATAFLFSAPTVYNSEVTEARMRGRLGTLSSLFITFGVVLSYMAGALFSWRISCYICAAPPLTTFGAMLFVPESPYWLMLKSRKNDAIASLKWLRGPNCDLTEEMSEMEAKIVSVGRKMEYRELWRSRTRKPFLLSLFMMTLQQVCGGNILMMYTGTIFISAGVVDYNMATVYTGLVQILGTVLSVLMVDHAGRRPMIVVSTGIMGTTTVLLGVYYYLTDVEGVSWPSFVPLTTVLLAVFGYCLGCRTIPWLLSAELFNTTIRSTASAVGLFYNRILNFAVIQIYPYFLEEAGAHMVFFVHGGFSLICCLISLIYLPETKGKSLEQIQEYFENQAIKTSGHKVDEINNMKTECSNDVPKESGKSISKVPVENLTVLIVNCAIEEPDKDVSTLSDKDEITNKNITESLK